The following proteins are encoded in a genomic region of Sesamum indicum cultivar Zhongzhi No. 13 linkage group LG8, S_indicum_v1.0, whole genome shotgun sequence:
- the LOC105167397 gene encoding histidine kinase 2 isoform X3 translates to MSFSTVSWVTLKVARPLLNDAQESWHGRASDGKWRRGLVLLWLIVFSFVFIWVLYSILTDGRLGKKVETPLTSGDEAQDSLENCNASMEKIVSMACRREWGCVIPPRTILCALKMLGSRRQIFHRLWELVAEKVGLTAPCPSIEATGAIYHGLPSSQEISSSFFNTTVSSISSAHLCCKEQNELRMREIRTDATDHCETIYYGFAKICLGVLIGMAVSYNLRKFYDKTRSQKHEMRQKLPLLQHAQLQQQAQSSSRSTGKWRKKLLVIFVLGGVIFSVWLFWYLNEDIMLRRKETLASMCDERARMLQDQFNVSMNHVHALAILVSTFHHGKQPSAIDQKTFEDYTERTAFERPLTSGVAYALRVRHSERERIEQQYGWTIKKMDVEDQTLAQDYNPENFSTSPVQDEYAPVIFSQKTVSHIVSIDMMSGKEDRENILRARASGKGVLTSPFKLLKSNHLGVVLTFAVYNTNLPPDALPEQRINATVGYLGASYDVPSLVEKLLHQLASKQTIIVNVYDTTKQAAPIKMYGTDVADMGLLHTSYLDFGDPTRKHEMHCRFKQKPSPPWQAITASLGTLVITLLLGHIFHAAINQIDKVEQDYQEMMKLKHRAEAADVAKSQFLATVSHEIRTPMNGVLGMLQMLMDTNLDACQLDYAQTAHDSGKDLISLINKVLDQAKIESGRLELEAVPFDLRAVLDKVLSIFSGKSHEKGIELAVYVSNKVPQVVIGDQERFGQIVTNLVGNSIKFTNDKGHIFVSVHLADEVRFPQDMRDEVLRQSLNVVQDDLNASFNTLSGFRVVDRWRSWENFKNLGDTADEPGKIKLLVTVEDTGTGIPPEAQGRIFTPFMQADSSTSRKYGGTGIGLSISKRLVDLMGGEIGFVSKLNTGSTFTFTVTFTKAEANLLDKIWQPCDPAVSELKGLRALVIDEKRIRAEVVRYHLERLGISVNISSSMKSACSYLSSVSESENFAMVLIDQENWDKETCFSFHSLIKKMRHTICRSERGFSLKIFLLATCLSSTDRNKLKLDELVNDLITKPLRLSALVSTFQEATGKRLDTRGNPSRLKNLLKGKQILVVDDNIVNRRVAEGALKKYGAVVTCVEGGKFAVELLKPPHEYDACFMDLQMPEIDGFEATRQIRSLEKEYNERISCGETSVGGTLSRWHTPILAMTADVIQATNEACMKCGMDDYVSKPFGEGQLYSAVARFFETG, encoded by the exons ATGAGTTTCTCAACTGTTTCTTGGGTTACTTTGAAAGTTGCGAGGCCGTTGCTCAAT GACGCCCAAGAGTCATGGCATGGAAGAGCAAGTGATGGGAAATGGAGAAGAGGACTTGTACTCTTGTGGcttattgttttttcttttgtgttcaTTTGGGTCTTGTATTCGATCTTGACTGACGGAAGATTGGGCAAGAAAGTGGAGACTCCTCTTACAAGTGGAGATGAAGCTCAAGATTCGTTGGAGAATTGCAATGCGAGCATGGAGAAG ATTGTGTCTATGGCATGCCGCAGAGAATGGGGATGTGTAATCCCTCCACGAACTATATTATGTGCACTTAAGATGCTGGGTTCCAGGAGGCAGATATTTCATAGGCTGTGGGAATTGGTGGCTGAAAAGGTGGGACTCACTGCACCTTGCCCATCCATAGAGGCTACTGGTGCAATCTATCATGGTTTACCATCGTCTCAGGAGAtttcttcatcattttttaatactaCAGTTTCATCAATTTCATCCGCACATCTGTGTTGCAAAGAG CAGAATGAACTGAGAATGAGAGAAATTCGTACTGATGCCACAGATCATTGCGAGACCATTTACTATGGGTTTGCCAAAATTTGCTTGGGGGTCCTTATTGGGATGGCTGTAAGCTACAACCTGCGGAAGTTCTATGACAAAACTAGGAGTCAAAAGCATGAGATGAGACAGAAACTTCCACTATTGCAGCACGCTCAGCTGCAACAGCAGGCACAAAGTTCGTCACGAAGTACCGGAAAATGGAGGAAGAAGCTTCTGGTTATTTTTGTCTTAGGCGGTGTAATCTTTTCCGTTTGGTTATTTTGGTACTTGAATGAAGACATAAtgttgagaagaaaagaaactctGGCGAGCATGTGTGATGAACGTGCTCGGATGCTCCAGGACCAATTTaatgtcagcatgaaccatGTTCATGCATTGGCTATTCTTGTTTCTACATTTCACCATGGGAAACAGCCTTCTGCTATTGATCAG AAAACATTTGAAGATTATACTGAGAGAACAGCTTTTGAAAGACCTCTCACAAGTGGTGTTGCTTATGCTTTAAGAGTTCGTCACTCTGAAAGAGAGCGCATTGAGCAGCAGTATGGATGGACAATTAAGAAAATGGATGTTGAAGATCAAACTTTAGCTCAAGACTATAACCCAGAGAACTTCAGCACTTCACCTGTTCAAGATGAATATGCACCTGTTATTTTCTCACAGAAAACTGTGTCTCACATTGTCTCAATTGATATGATGTCTGGCAAG GAAGACCGTGAGAATATCTTACGGGCTAGAGCTTCTGGAAAAGGTGTCCTGACATCACCATTCAAGCTATTAAAATCCAATCACCTGGGTGTTGTACTTACTTTTGCTGTATACAACACTAATCTTCCTCCTGATGCTTTGCCTGAGCAACGCATCAATGCCACAGTGGG TTATCTAGGTGCTTCCTATGATGTCCCATCATTAGTTGAGAAGCTCCTACATCAGCTTGCTAGCAAACAGACTATTATCGTGAATGTATATGATACAACCAAGCAAGCTGCACCAATCAAAATGTATGGCACTGATGTGGCTGACATGGGATTGCTGCATACAAGCTACCTTGATTTTGGAGATCCAACTAGGAAGCATGAGATGCATTGCAG GTTTAAACAGAAACCTTCTCCACCTTGGCAAGCAATTACAGCATCTCTTGGAACACTTGTTATCACTTTGCTTCTGGGCCATATCTTTCATGCAGCCATAAATCAAATTGATAAAGTGGAACAGGATTATCAGGAGATGATGAAGCTCAAACATCGTGCTGAGGCAGCTGATGTGGCAAAGTCTCag TTTCTAGCAACAGTTTCACATGAAATCAGGACTCCGATGAATGGAGTTTTGG GTATGTTACAGATGCTTATGGACACAAATCTAGATGCCTGCCAACTGGATTATGCTCAGACTGCTCATGATAGCGGAAAAGATTTGATATCATTGATCAACAAGGTTTTGGATCAGGCCAAGATTGAATCTGGAAGGCTTGAATTGGAGGCTGTACCTTTTGATCTGCGCGCTGTTCTTGACAAGGTTCTGTCAATTTTTTCTGGAAAGTCTCATGAGAAAGGAATTGAG CTGGCCGTTTATGTTTCCAATAAGGTGCCACAAGTAGTCATTGGAGACCAGGAGCGGTTTGGGCAGATTGTCACGAATCTTGTTGGGAATTCAATTAAG TTCACAAATGACAAGGGGCATATATTTGTATCTGTGCATTTAGCCGACGAAGTGAGGTTTCCCCAAGACATGAGGGACGAAGTTCTAAGACAAAGCTTGAATGTTGTTCAAGATGATTTAAATGCTTCATTTAATACATTGAGTGGGTTTCGGGTAGTTGATAGATGGAGAAGTTgggaaaattttaagaatctTGGTGACACCGCAGACGAACCCggaaaaatcaaattgttaGTGACCGTTGAAGATACAGGTACAGGTATACCTCCCGAAGCCCAAGGCCGGATTTTTACGCCCTTTATGCAGGCTGACAGTTCTACATCAAGGAAATATGGTGGGACTGGAATAGGATTGAGCATCAGCAAGCGTTTGGTGGACCTTATGGGTGGAGAGATTGGTTTTGTCAGCAAACTCAACACCGGCAGTACCTTTACCTTTACTGTCACCTTCACAAAAGCCGAAGCAAATTTGCTGGATAAAATATGGCAGCCATGCGATCCAGCTGTTTCAGAACTCAAGGGACTAAGAGCATTGGTAATCGATGAGAAAAGAATCCGAGCAGAAGTTGTGAGATACCATCTCGAGAGACTGGGAATATCTGTCAACATAAGTTCCAGTATGAAGTCTGCTTGCTCTTATCTTTCAAG TGTCTCAGAGTCTGAGAACTTCGCTATGGTCCTTATTGACCAAGAAAACTGGGATAAGGAGACTTGCTTTTCGTTCCATAGCCTCATAAAGAAGATGAGACACACTATTTGCAGGAGCGAACGAGGATTCTCTTTGAAGATATTCTTACTAGCAACCTGCCTAAGCTCTACTGATCGCAACAAGCTGAAGTTAGACGAGTTAGTGAATGACTTGATAACAAAGCCTCTAAGGTTAAGTGCATTAGTATCCACCTTCCAGGAAGCAACTGGAAAGAGGCTTGATACAAGGGGCAATCCATCTAGACTAAAAAATCTACTCAAAGGCAAGCAAATTTTGGTAGTCGACGATAACATTGTCAACAGAAGAGTTGCAGAAGGTGCTCTAAAGAAATACGGTGCAGTTGTGACCTGTGTGGAAGGGGGAAAGTTTGCTGTCGAGTTGCTTAAGCCCCCCCACGAGTACGATGCTTGCTTTATGGATCTCCAAATGCCAGAAATAGATGG GTTTGAAGCTACCCGACAGATCCGTAGCCTTGAAAAGGAATATAATGAAAGAATTAGCTGTGGTGAAACATCAGTTGGCGGAACACTGTCTCGTTGGCACACTCCAATACTAGCAATGACGGCAGATGTGATTCAAGCAACAAATGAAGCATGCATGAAATGTGGGATGGATGATTATGTATCAAAGCCGTTTGGAGAGGGACAACTTTATTCAGCTGTGGCACGCTTCTTTGAGACCGGATGA